A single window of Aphidius gifuensis isolate YNYX2018 linkage group LG1, ASM1490517v1, whole genome shotgun sequence DNA harbors:
- the LOC122847479 gene encoding serine protease 44-like: MVSNGNLPKKIYNGDIIPIHRRAYQVSIQLQKYHICGGAIISDNQILTSSSCVLADRSVAYGNLKILSGTNDLMTGGKIHQVAYTIFHEDYNPHDFWTNDIAILVLSSSLEFNAICRPIDLVKKFSFSNKFRLTGWGINPTTNDIIQYLQELEIVSIYPRRQCELKYYNEMILHKSQYCLLPKSEGSQITQGSGGSPIISGHQVVGVLSTVDTRPNYPAIYTLVNGNLPKKVSGGAPVSTRRRPYHVSIQLQDFHICNGIIISSKYILTAASCVVADRNKFYGNIQILSGTNDLTENGEIHKVAYTIIHEEYDPHNFWIHDIAILKLEDEINFDKICKKAKTPEYRFTNHKLQVVGWSIDLSTNNMITILQQIRIQSMTNEVCKLEFFPEQKFHKTQFCALPLVPTAHITEGNGGSPIMSGKAVVGIVSLISMKLQDPAIYTRVYHYLEWIDYMKNKIQ, from the exons ATGG TTTCGAATggaaatttaccaaaaaaaatttacaatggaGATATAATTCCAATACATCGTCGAGCATATCAAGTATCAATTCAACTTCAAAAGTACCACATTTGTGGTGGTGCAATTATTTCtgataatcaaattttaacaTCGTCAAGCTGCGTCTTGGCAGATCGTAGTGTTGCATATggtaatttgaaaatattgagtGGAACAAATGATCTTATGACAGGtggaaaaattcatcaagttgCATATACAATATTTCATGAAGACTACAATCCACATGATTTTTGGACCAATGACATTG CAATTCTTGTATTATCATCAAGCTTAGAATTTAATGCAATATGTCGTCCAATTGAtttagtgaaaaaattttctttttcaaataaatttcgttTAACTGGCTGGGGAATTAATCCAACAACAAATGACATAATACAATATCTTCAAGAACTTGAAATTGTATCAATATATCCCCGTCGACAATGTgagttaaaatattataatgaaatgaTTTTACATAAATCGCAATACTGTTTATTACCGAAATCAGAAGGCAGCCAAATAACACAG ggaTCTGGTGGAAGTCCTATCATATCAGGCCATCAAGTTGTTGGAGTACTTTCAACAGTTGATACACGTCCTAATTATCCGGCAATTTATACGC tcgTAAATggaaatttaccaaaaaaagttTCCGGTGGAGCACCAGTTTCGACACGTCGTCGACCATATCATGTATCAATTCAACTTCAAGATTTTCATATATGTAATggcattattatttcttctaaATACATATTAACAGCCGCAAGTTGTGTAGTAGCTGAccgtaataaattttatggtaatattcaaattttaagtGGAACAAATGACCTCACAGAGAATGGAGAAATTCACAAAGTAGCATATACAATAATTCATGAAGAATATGATCCTCATAATTTTTGGATTCATGatatag CTATTCTCAAATTAgaagatgaaataaattttgataaaatttgtaaaaaagcaaaaacaCCAGAGTATCGTTTTACCAATCACAAATTGCAGGTAGTTGGATGGAGcattgatttatcaactaaCAATATGATAACAATTCTTCAACAAATAAGAATACAATCAATGACAAATGAAGTTtgtaaattagaattttttccTGAACAGAAATTTCACAAAACGCAATTTTGTGCTTTACCACTTGTTCCAACAGCTCATATAACtgaa ggtaATGGAGGAAGTCCAATAATGTCCGGTAAAGCTGTTGTTGGAATTGTTTCTTTAATTTCTATGAAACTTCAAGATCCTGCTATTTATACACGTGTTTATCATTATCTAGAATGGATagattatatgaaaaataaaattcaataa
- the LOC122847486 gene encoding ovochymase-2-like has product MKIVNGNLPKKLYGGNLIDTRRRPWQVSIQLQDYHICNGVIISANHILTAASCVTADSNVFYSNLQILSGTNDLLSRVELSYRKIYKVAYTILHDKYNPHNFWINDIAILKLETQIIFNPICKPATIPAVCTQRSRLKLTGWGLDPTTNNITRYLQQIDVQSLASHTCKNKFYQQQDFHQSQFCSLPLFTTARITEVIIIYTINL; this is encoded by the exons ATGAAGA TTGTAAATggaaatttaccaaaaaaattatacggtGGAAATTTGATTGATACGCGTCGTCGACCATGGCAAGTATCAATCCAACTTCAAGATTATCATATTTGTAATGGTGTTATTATTTCTGCTAACCACATATTAACAGCTGCTAGTTGTGTAACAGCTGAtagtaatgttttttatagtAATCTTCAAATATTAAGTGGAACAAATGATCTACTGTCACGCGTTGAATTAtcttatcgaaaaatttataaagttgcATATACAATATTACATGACAAATACAATCCTCATAATTTTTGGATCAATGATATCG cTATTCTCAAATTAGaaacacaaataatatttaatcctATATGTAAACCTGCAACAATACCAGCAGTATGTACACAACGTAGTAGATTAAAGTTAACAGGTTGGGGTCTTGATCCAACAACCAATAACATCACAAGATATCTTCAACAAATTGACGTTCAATCATTGGCTTCTCAtacttgtaaaaataaattttatcaacaacaagatTTTCATCAAAGCCAATTTTGTTCCTTGCCATTGTTTACAACAGCTCGTATCACcgaggtaataataatatatacaattaatttataa
- the LOC122847494 gene encoding ovochymase-1-like: protein MYQRPWMVSVQYHEHHMCGGTIISESHIATAASCVTADSHIFYSNLQVLSGTDDIMEPRESLYRQIHQVEFAIIHENYEPHSFWINDIAILKLVSKIEVNYLSKPATFFAGPSSSKTYHATGWGNDPTTSTLTRYLHETKVKSIPNNMCKQKYYQHGVFTKSQYCFLPILKTARITEEVLS, encoded by the exons ATGTATCAACGTCCATGGATGGTATCAGTTCAATATCATGAACATCACATGTGTGGAGGAACAATTATTTCAGAAAGTCATATTGCAACAGCTGCTAGTTGTGTAACAGCTGAtagtcatattttttatagtaatcTTCAAGTTTTAAGTGGAACAGATGATATCATGGAGCCTCGTGAATCATTATATCGACAAATTCATCAAGTAGAATTTGCtattattcatgaaaattatgaaCCTCATTCTTTTTGGATAAACGATATTG CTATTCTCAAACTAGTGTCAAAAATagaagtaaattatttatcgaaaCCAGCCACTTTTTTTGCTGGACCATCAAGCAGCAAAACTTATCATGCTACAGGTTGGGGTAATGATCCAACAACATCCACATTGACACGATATCTTCATGAGACAAAAGTTAAATCAATTCCCAATAAtatgtgtaaacaaaaatattatcaacatggTGTTTTTACAAAAtcacaatattgttttttaccaattttaaaaactgCTCGTATAACAGag GAAGTCCTATCATAG
- the LOC122860237 gene encoding uncharacterized protein LOC122860237 — translation MSYEDRYNSWCKRSYVIRKNNENKKKILLVLLALLAVDEDDDDDDNKKKYLSIISKKCSEYSFYYKIFPKICLNNSLFRNYFHMNPCKFEELLCIIVPSIITQNKYDDCDKKISIVERLALTLRFLTSGDSKVSMSMFNLKHLLVFHLSTCDRNKDVYKQQDNLMSLELMK, via the exons atgtcataTGAAGATCGTTACAATTCTTGGTGTAAACGTTCATATGTAATacgtaaaaataatgaaaataaaaaaaaaatattgttagtATTACTTGCCTTACTTGCtgttgatgaagatgatgatgatgatgacaataaaaaaaaatatttatcaataatatctaaaaaatgtagtgaatatagtttttattataaaatatttccaaaaatttgtttaaataatagtttatttagaaattattttcatatgaatCCATGTAAATTTGAAGAACTACTTTGCATCATTGTACCATCAATTataacacaaaataaatatgatgactgtgataaaaaaatatctattgttGAAAGATTGGCATTAACATTAAG atTTTTAACATCTGGTGATTCAAAAGTTTCAATGTCCATGTTCAATTTGAAACACCTGCTAGTATTTCATTTATCCACATGTGATAGAAATAAAGACGTGTATAAACAGCAGGATAATTTAATGTCGTTGGAACTAATGAAATAA
- the LOC122860238 gene encoding solute carrier organic anion transporter family member 5A1-like isoform X2 has translation MDNNNSVCSPENNNTFKNNNNMKFNLATSTTREIINSPSLLNHNIDDIIKKLPITSDIKFGLWIIHGKKLQKFAKIQWYVVVYGFLSLVFSASLAYYTGTITTIEKRFQIPSIIISFIGVSNNISQLLVSCVLSYYCTNGNRPRWMAIGIYIHLFGCLLALLPHLLYGPGDEAVELSKEYSDLSSNTKNIKYQVMQKFICLDNNTTKCHELNDNTTSKIIFFIAKFLSGIGGSLLFTLGVSYIDDNVSKIDAPKYASITYFIRLLGPGIGYCLSSFTLKFFIIPAYNVPTEDPRFVGAWWMGWIILSILLLISASIMLLFPKELPLTVARRILSKQKYNNTTLNNNNTTTNKSTSFNDMLKTFKRLLKNKTLMFNNAATICYLFGFSSYAMFMPKYIEVQYKQTASTSALITGIIYLTFCSSGLLTAGFIISKYEKIIKARHLTTWNIIVSSTSTICMLMYIVVGCTDNDKQIINMHNNNNNNDMLNCNKLCNCDYVSYNPICSEEGRTYVSACHAGCQNINDNGSIKYSECSCVLSKNINNKIGSKGTAEPGSCQVDCFLKLCLFICILSIVSFMATSGMATNFLISIRSIDEIDKTAALGLGLTITTLFAMIPSPLVFGYIIQINCIFSGKTCTGSSNNCWLYDTEKLRYMFNLTAAGAVAIGLCFDITTWHLVKHVKIFGDESSTCDSEKTIEEEER, from the exons atggatAATAACAATTCAGTATGTTCACCAG aaaataataatacatttaaaaataacaacaacatgaAATTCAACTTGGCCACATCAACAACACGTGAGATAATTAATTcaccatcattattaaatcACAATATTGatgacattattaaaaaattacctatAACAAGTGACATTAAATTTGGATTATGGATaatacatggaaaaaaattacaaaaatttgctaaaattcAATGGTATGTTGTTGTTTATGGTTTTTTGAGTCTTGTTTTTTCAGCAAGTTTAGCTTATTATACTGGAACTATTAcaactattgaaaaaagatttcaaataccatcaataataatat cTTTCATTGGTGTcagtaataatatatctcaacTATTGGTATCATGTGTGTTATCATATTATTGTACCAATGGCAATAGACCGAGATGGATGGCAATTGGAATTTACATT CATTTATTTGGATGTTTACTTGCATTATTACCTCATTTACTATATGGTCCAGGTGATGAAGctgttgaattatcaaaagaatacagtgatttatcatcaaacacaaaaaatataaaatatcaagtaatgcaaaaatttatttgccttgataataatacaacaaaatgtcatgaattaaatgataatacaacatcaaaaattatattttttatagcaaaatttttaagtggTATTGGtggatcattattatttacacttGGTGTATCATATATTGATGACAATGTGTCTAAAATTGATGCACCAAAATATGCAAGTATAACATATTTCATACGTTTATTGGGACCAGGTATTGGATATTGTCTTTCAtcatttacattaaaattttttataatacctGCATATAATGTACCAACTGAAGATCCAAG atttgttGGAGCTTGGTGGATGGGTtggataattttatcaatattacttCTCATATCAGCAAGTATCATGTTACTATTTCCAAAAGAATTACCATTAACAGTAGCACGTCgtattttatcaaaacaaaaatataataatactactttaaataacaataacacaacaacaaataaatcaacatcatttaATGATATGCTTAAAACATTTAaacgtttattaaaaaataaaacattaatgtTTAATAATGCAGCAACAATATGTTACCTGTTTGGTTTTTCATCATATGCAATGTTTATGCCAAAATATATTGAAGTACAATATAAACAAACAGCATCAACATCAGCATTAATTACtggaataatatatttaacattttgttCATCTGGTTTATTAACTGCTGGATTTATCAtaagtaaatatgaaaaaattataaaagcaaGACATTTAACAACTtggaatattattgtcagttCAACAAGTACAATTTGCATGTTAATGTATATTGTTGTTGGTTGTACAGataatgataaacaaattataaatatgcataataacaataataataatgacatgttaaattgtaataaattatgtaattgtGATTATGTTTCTTATAATCCAATTTGTTCAGAGGAAGGACGTACTTATGTATCAGCTTGTCATGCTGGATGTCAAAAT aTAAATGATAATGGCTCAATCAAGTACAGTGAATGCTCATGTGTGTTgagtaaaaatatcaataataaaattggtaGTAAAGGAACAGCTGAACCTGGATCATGTCaagttgattgttttttaaaactttgtttatttatttgtatattatcaattgttagTTTTATGGCAACTTCTGGTATGGCTACAAATTTTCTCATTTCAATAAGATCCATTGATGAGATTGATAAAACAGCAGCACTTGGATTGGGACTTACAATTACAACATTATTTGCTATGATACCATCACCACTTGTTTTTGGATACATTAttc aaattaattgtatattttcggGTAAAACTTGTACTGGGTCCAGCAATAATTGTTGGCTTTATGATACTGAAAAATTGAGATACATGTTTAATCTCACTGCTGCAG gtGCTGTAGCAATTGGTCTTTGTTTTGATATTACAACATGGCATTTAGTCAaacatgttaaaatatttggtGATGAATCATCAACATGTGATTCCGAAAAAACcattgaagaagaagaaagatga
- the LOC122860238 gene encoding solute carrier organic anion transporter family member 5A1-like isoform X1 gives MDNNNSVCSPENNNTFKNNNNMKFNLATSTTREIINSPSLLNHNIDDIIKKLPITSDIKFGLWIIHGKKLQKFAKIQWYVVVYGFLSLVFSASLAYYTGTITTIEKRFQIPSIIISFIGVSNNISQLLVSCVLSYYCTNGNRPRWMAIGIYIHLFGCLLALLPHLLYGPGDEAVELSKEYSDLSSNTKNIKYQVMQKFICLDNNTTKCHELNDNTTSKIIFFIAKFLSGIGGSLLFTLGVSYIDDNVSKIDAPKYASITYFIRLLGPGIGYCLSSFTLKFFIIPAYNVPTEDPRFVGAWWMGWIILSILLLISASIMLLFPKELPLTVARRILSKQKYNNTTLNNNNTTTNKSTSFNDMLKTFKRLLKNKTLMFNNAATICYLFGFSSYAMFMPKYIEVQYKQTASTSALITGIIYLTFCSSGLLTAGFIISKYEKIIKARHLTTWNIIVSSTSTICMLMYIVVGCTDNDKQIINMHNNNNNNDMLNCNKLCNCDYVSYNPICSEEGRTYVSACHAGCQNVTINDNGSIKYSECSCVLSKNINNKIGSKGTAEPGSCQVDCFLKLCLFICILSIVSFMATSGMATNFLISIRSIDEIDKTAALGLGLTITTLFAMIPSPLVFGYIIQINCIFSGKTCTGSSNNCWLYDTEKLRYMFNLTAAGAVAIGLCFDITTWHLVKHVKIFGDESSTCDSEKTIEEEER, from the exons atggatAATAACAATTCAGTATGTTCACCAG aaaataataatacatttaaaaataacaacaacatgaAATTCAACTTGGCCACATCAACAACACGTGAGATAATTAATTcaccatcattattaaatcACAATATTGatgacattattaaaaaattacctatAACAAGTGACATTAAATTTGGATTATGGATaatacatggaaaaaaattacaaaaatttgctaaaattcAATGGTATGTTGTTGTTTATGGTTTTTTGAGTCTTGTTTTTTCAGCAAGTTTAGCTTATTATACTGGAACTATTAcaactattgaaaaaagatttcaaataccatcaataataatat cTTTCATTGGTGTcagtaataatatatctcaacTATTGGTATCATGTGTGTTATCATATTATTGTACCAATGGCAATAGACCGAGATGGATGGCAATTGGAATTTACATT CATTTATTTGGATGTTTACTTGCATTATTACCTCATTTACTATATGGTCCAGGTGATGAAGctgttgaattatcaaaagaatacagtgatttatcatcaaacacaaaaaatataaaatatcaagtaatgcaaaaatttatttgccttgataataatacaacaaaatgtcatgaattaaatgataatacaacatcaaaaattatattttttatagcaaaatttttaagtggTATTGGtggatcattattatttacacttGGTGTATCATATATTGATGACAATGTGTCTAAAATTGATGCACCAAAATATGCAAGTATAACATATTTCATACGTTTATTGGGACCAGGTATTGGATATTGTCTTTCAtcatttacattaaaattttttataatacctGCATATAATGTACCAACTGAAGATCCAAG atttgttGGAGCTTGGTGGATGGGTtggataattttatcaatattacttCTCATATCAGCAAGTATCATGTTACTATTTCCAAAAGAATTACCATTAACAGTAGCACGTCgtattttatcaaaacaaaaatataataatactactttaaataacaataacacaacaacaaataaatcaacatcatttaATGATATGCTTAAAACATTTAaacgtttattaaaaaataaaacattaatgtTTAATAATGCAGCAACAATATGTTACCTGTTTGGTTTTTCATCATATGCAATGTTTATGCCAAAATATATTGAAGTACAATATAAACAAACAGCATCAACATCAGCATTAATTACtggaataatatatttaacattttgttCATCTGGTTTATTAACTGCTGGATTTATCAtaagtaaatatgaaaaaattataaaagcaaGACATTTAACAACTtggaatattattgtcagttCAACAAGTACAATTTGCATGTTAATGTATATTGTTGTTGGTTGTACAGataatgataaacaaattataaatatgcataataacaataataataatgacatgttaaattgtaataaattatgtaattgtGATTATGTTTCTTATAATCCAATTTGTTCAGAGGAAGGACGTACTTATGTATCAGCTTGTCATGCTGGATGTCAAAATGTAact aTAAATGATAATGGCTCAATCAAGTACAGTGAATGCTCATGTGTGTTgagtaaaaatatcaataataaaattggtaGTAAAGGAACAGCTGAACCTGGATCATGTCaagttgattgttttttaaaactttgtttatttatttgtatattatcaattgttagTTTTATGGCAACTTCTGGTATGGCTACAAATTTTCTCATTTCAATAAGATCCATTGATGAGATTGATAAAACAGCAGCACTTGGATTGGGACTTACAATTACAACATTATTTGCTATGATACCATCACCACTTGTTTTTGGATACATTAttc aaattaattgtatattttcggGTAAAACTTGTACTGGGTCCAGCAATAATTGTTGGCTTTATGATACTGAAAAATTGAGATACATGTTTAATCTCACTGCTGCAG gtGCTGTAGCAATTGGTCTTTGTTTTGATATTACAACATGGCATTTAGTCAaacatgttaaaatatttggtGATGAATCATCAACATGTGATTCCGAAAAAACcattgaagaagaagaaagatga
- the LOC122860238 gene encoding solute carrier organic anion transporter family member 5A1-like isoform X3 — MKFNLATSTTREIINSPSLLNHNIDDIIKKLPITSDIKFGLWIIHGKKLQKFAKIQWYVVVYGFLSLVFSASLAYYTGTITTIEKRFQIPSIIISFIGVSNNISQLLVSCVLSYYCTNGNRPRWMAIGIYIHLFGCLLALLPHLLYGPGDEAVELSKEYSDLSSNTKNIKYQVMQKFICLDNNTTKCHELNDNTTSKIIFFIAKFLSGIGGSLLFTLGVSYIDDNVSKIDAPKYASITYFIRLLGPGIGYCLSSFTLKFFIIPAYNVPTEDPRFVGAWWMGWIILSILLLISASIMLLFPKELPLTVARRILSKQKYNNTTLNNNNTTTNKSTSFNDMLKTFKRLLKNKTLMFNNAATICYLFGFSSYAMFMPKYIEVQYKQTASTSALITGIIYLTFCSSGLLTAGFIISKYEKIIKARHLTTWNIIVSSTSTICMLMYIVVGCTDNDKQIINMHNNNNNNDMLNCNKLCNCDYVSYNPICSEEGRTYVSACHAGCQNVTINDNGSIKYSECSCVLSKNINNKIGSKGTAEPGSCQVDCFLKLCLFICILSIVSFMATSGMATNFLISIRSIDEIDKTAALGLGLTITTLFAMIPSPLVFGYIIQINCIFSGKTCTGSSNNCWLYDTEKLRYMFNLTAAGAVAIGLCFDITTWHLVKHVKIFGDESSTCDSEKTIEEEER, encoded by the exons atgaAATTCAACTTGGCCACATCAACAACACGTGAGATAATTAATTcaccatcattattaaatcACAATATTGatgacattattaaaaaattacctatAACAAGTGACATTAAATTTGGATTATGGATaatacatggaaaaaaattacaaaaatttgctaaaattcAATGGTATGTTGTTGTTTATGGTTTTTTGAGTCTTGTTTTTTCAGCAAGTTTAGCTTATTATACTGGAACTATTAcaactattgaaaaaagatttcaaataccatcaataataatat cTTTCATTGGTGTcagtaataatatatctcaacTATTGGTATCATGTGTGTTATCATATTATTGTACCAATGGCAATAGACCGAGATGGATGGCAATTGGAATTTACATT CATTTATTTGGATGTTTACTTGCATTATTACCTCATTTACTATATGGTCCAGGTGATGAAGctgttgaattatcaaaagaatacagtgatttatcatcaaacacaaaaaatataaaatatcaagtaatgcaaaaatttatttgccttgataataatacaacaaaatgtcatgaattaaatgataatacaacatcaaaaattatattttttatagcaaaatttttaagtggTATTGGtggatcattattatttacacttGGTGTATCATATATTGATGACAATGTGTCTAAAATTGATGCACCAAAATATGCAAGTATAACATATTTCATACGTTTATTGGGACCAGGTATTGGATATTGTCTTTCAtcatttacattaaaattttttataatacctGCATATAATGTACCAACTGAAGATCCAAG atttgttGGAGCTTGGTGGATGGGTtggataattttatcaatattacttCTCATATCAGCAAGTATCATGTTACTATTTCCAAAAGAATTACCATTAACAGTAGCACGTCgtattttatcaaaacaaaaatataataatactactttaaataacaataacacaacaacaaataaatcaacatcatttaATGATATGCTTAAAACATTTAaacgtttattaaaaaataaaacattaatgtTTAATAATGCAGCAACAATATGTTACCTGTTTGGTTTTTCATCATATGCAATGTTTATGCCAAAATATATTGAAGTACAATATAAACAAACAGCATCAACATCAGCATTAATTACtggaataatatatttaacattttgttCATCTGGTTTATTAACTGCTGGATTTATCAtaagtaaatatgaaaaaattataaaagcaaGACATTTAACAACTtggaatattattgtcagttCAACAAGTACAATTTGCATGTTAATGTATATTGTTGTTGGTTGTACAGataatgataaacaaattataaatatgcataataacaataataataatgacatgttaaattgtaataaattatgtaattgtGATTATGTTTCTTATAATCCAATTTGTTCAGAGGAAGGACGTACTTATGTATCAGCTTGTCATGCTGGATGTCAAAATGTAact aTAAATGATAATGGCTCAATCAAGTACAGTGAATGCTCATGTGTGTTgagtaaaaatatcaataataaaattggtaGTAAAGGAACAGCTGAACCTGGATCATGTCaagttgattgttttttaaaactttgtttatttatttgtatattatcaattgttagTTTTATGGCAACTTCTGGTATGGCTACAAATTTTCTCATTTCAATAAGATCCATTGATGAGATTGATAAAACAGCAGCACTTGGATTGGGACTTACAATTACAACATTATTTGCTATGATACCATCACCACTTGTTTTTGGATACATTAttc aaattaattgtatattttcggGTAAAACTTGTACTGGGTCCAGCAATAATTGTTGGCTTTATGATACTGAAAAATTGAGATACATGTTTAATCTCACTGCTGCAG gtGCTGTAGCAATTGGTCTTTGTTTTGATATTACAACATGGCATTTAGTCAaacatgttaaaatatttggtGATGAATCATCAACATGTGATTCCGAAAAAACcattgaagaagaagaaagatga
- the LOC122860242 gene encoding RNA-binding protein pno1, whose translation MSIDNVKGHDTNVGKKNERKLSKKRVMSESKMEVDNHNGIEGNVKTNARVKRSRTVEGGEHRKIPVPAHRVTPLKDNWAKIFTPVVEHLFLQIRFNLKSRNIELRTGPETPDISNLQKAADFVRAFVVGFEVEDALALLRLDDLFVETFQVQDVKPLKGDHLSRAIGRLAGKGGRTKFTIENVTKTRIVLADAKIHILGSFQNIQLARRAICNLILGSPPSKVYGQLRNVACRVSERY comes from the exons atgagTATTGATAATGTAAAAGGTCATGATACCAATgtgggtaaaaaaaatgaaagaaaattatcaaaaaaacgtGTTATGAGTGAATCAAAAATGGAG gtTGATAATCACAATGGCATTGAGGGTAATGTCAAAACAAATGCACGAGTTAAACGTTCAAGAACTGTTGAAGGTGGAGAACACAGAAAg ATACCAGTACCAGCACACAGAGTAACACCACTTAAAGATAATTGggcaaaaatatttacacCAGTTGTTGaacatttatttcttcaaatacgttttaatttaaaatcaagaaATATTGAATTACGTACTGGTCCAGAAACACCAgatatatcaaatttacaaaaagcTGCTGATTTTGTACGTGCATTTGTTGTTGGTTTTGAAGTTGAAGATGCACTTGCATTATTACgtcttgatgatttatttgttgaaacaTTTCAAGTACAAGATGTTAAACCATTAAAAGGTGATCATTTATCACGTGCTATTGGACGTCTTGCTGGTAAAGGTGGACGTactaaatttacaattgaaaatgtaACTAAAACACGTATTGTACTTGCTGATGCTAAAATACATATTCTTGGTTcatttcaaaatattcaacttgCTAGAAGAgctatttgtaatttaattcttGGTAGTCCACCATCAAAAGTTTATGGACAATTAAGAAATGTTGCTTGTCGTGTATCTGAacgttattaa